A window of the Gasterosteus aculeatus chromosome 21, fGasAcu3.hap1.1, whole genome shotgun sequence genome harbors these coding sequences:
- the med1l gene encoding mediator of RNA polymerase II transcription subunit 1-like isoform X4, whose product MASSAWLAPETQPRCGCASCGSSAPSDNARPREPGDAPLHLFDKPKDKSKPCRPLVRSLERLQDVFNVSSMKTMRSRLEMIAKQQGMGFHLTEATCYLTADLFYLEVVLLPYGGVEEVKVAPHGKAPVPSESFLQLLRSKEFAEFSVKLAGLFTQYDIPGDSETRLKLFSSMQWLWKDLQHISQLPSVPKDSDPRVDVMNHGRSGCLIAEKEDFPMTIQFYAPPTDGMKTSDRPLLFEETAATEPPVQAARVTVGVSDAAHRLQMASLLPQPPQLDPQGHPVFLSSAEAPHETLPACFLLKLQPAVPMTLSFVDKLRHITDIPIPDVDLQWAPLPKLLTGRSNGPGELPDEQDTIFTVPLPGGALHRYVLLAAAWGEAPAQRAAAVDSIPFTHPAHVPALLQLLRHQSAINTLLRSCIGPPGDGAAGSVPDLHLEVLPESETSFSVTFQRPDADSLAVLLVNVCDSSQITCTLFGSGMVDPSVDEYLSTVTKRFMSVPVTLKALHGRLEESSSAPLSPGRPATPEAENHRSSTTVTAPSGALTARPQSAAGPEEGLAVAESELLPEITASPAGASYPDPFARADVFTPGDQ is encoded by the exons ATGGCTAGCTCCGCCTGGCTCGCTCCAGAGACTCAGCCGCGGTGTGGCTGCGCGTCCTGCGGCTCCTCGGCTCCGTCTGACAACGCCCGCCCGCGAGAACCAGGCGACGCTCCTCTTCAcctcttt GACAAACCCAAGGACAAATCCAAACCCTGTAGGCCGCTGGTTAGATCTCTGGAAAGGCTCCAGGACGTGTTTAACG TGTCCTCTATGAAAACCATGAGGTCCCGTCTGGAGATGATTGCCAAACAACAAGG AATGGGCTTCCACCTCACCGAGGCCACGTGCTACCTGACGGCGGATCTGTTCTACCTGGAGGTGGTGTTGCTGCCCTACGgcggggtggaggaggtgaaggtggCCCCACACGGAAAAGCCCCCGTC CCCAGCGAGTCCTTTCTCCAGCTGCTGAG GTCAAAAGAGTTTGCAGAGTTCTCCGTGAAGTTGGCGGGCCTCTTCACGCAGTACGACATCCCAGGAGACAG TGAAACTCGATTGAAATTGTTTTCATCCATGCAATGGCTCTGGAAAGACTTGCAGCATATCTCCCAACTGCCAAG CGTGCCGAAGGACTCGGACCCCCGAGTGGACGTGATGAACCACGGCAGAAGTGGGTGTCTGATAGCTGAAAAAGAAG ATTTCCCCATGACGATCCAATTCTACGCACCTCCGACTGATGGAATGAAGACCTCAGATCGAC CTCTTCTTTTTGAAGAAACGGCCGCCACGGAGCCGCCGGTCCAGGCCGCCCGGGTGACCGTGGGTGTCAGCGACGCGGCTCACAGGCTTCAGATGGCATCGCTGCTCCCACAGCCTCCACAGCTGGATCCCCAGGG TCATCCTGTGTTCCTGTCGTCTGCCGAGGCGCCTCACGAGACGCTGCCCGCCTGCTTCCTCCTCAAACTGCAGCCGGCAGTACCAATGACGTTGTCGTTTGTCGACAAGCTCCGCCACATTACag ATATTCCCATACCAGATGTTGACCTGCAGTGGGCACCCTTACCCAAGCTTCTGACGGGGCGTTCAAACGGCCCCGGGGAGCTGCCAGATGAGCAGGATACCATCTTTACAGTG CCTCTTCCCGGTGGCGCGCTGCACCGCTACGTCCTCCTCGCGGCGGCGTGGGGGGAGGCGCCTGCCCAGAGAGCGGCGGCGGTGGACAGCATCCCCTTCACCCACCCGGCCCACGTGCcggcgctgctgcagctgctccggCACCAGAGCGCCATCAACACGCTGCTGAGGAGCTGCATCGGCCCTCCGGGGGACGGCGCAGCAG GTTCGGTGCCTGACCTGCACTTGGAGGTCCTCCCGGAGTCTGAGACCAGCTTTTCTGTGACCTTCCAGCGACCTGACGCCGACTCGCTTGCCGTTT tGCTGGTGAACGTCTGTGATTCCAGCCAGATCACTTGCACTTTGTTCGGCTCCGGAATGGTGGATCCCTCTGTAGATGAATACCTTTCCACTGTCACGAAGAG GTTCATGTCCGTTCCCGTGACCTTGAAGGCGTTACACGGCAGGCTGGAGGAGTCCTCCTCTGCTCCGCTCTCTCCCGGCCGTCCGGCCACCCCAGAGGCCGAAAATCACCGCTCGAGCACCACCGTGACCGCCCCCAGCGGCGCCCTGACCGCACGCCCCCAGAGTGCAGCGGGGCCGGAGGAAGGCCTCGCCGTGGCCGAATCTGAGCTCCTTCCTGAAATAACCGCGAGTCCTGCTGGCGCCTCGTACCCCGACCCGTTCGCTCGCGCGGATGTTTTCACACCGGGTGACCAGTGA